The window CATGCGATCGCAGCCAAAATAAAAGATATAATAATCGCAGGTCCCGCATCCTTTGCTGCCGCAACCCCCGTAATCACAAAGATACCAGTCCCGACCACGCAGCCAATGCCAAGCAAGATTAAATCAAACGTATTTAACGATCGGCTGAGCCGCTTCGTTTGACTTTCAAGCATGAGCTGGTCGAGAGACTTTTTTCGAAATAAAGAACTCATGTTGACCTCCTAAAGGGATAAATCTTTTCGTAAGACGAATGTTAGTATATGCGTAATTGACAATTTAGTCAATTGGTTGAAAAACGCTTTAAATCACTAAAGTGTTAAACACGAATTTGTGCATAAAAAGAGACATCCGCTGGCAGGTGGAAGGCGGATGTGGTGACGGGGGATCTATGTCTGTTCAGCAAATATTTTTTCATTGAACAGCACACTTGGATGAGTGGGGTAATGGGCGGAGGAGGCAAGGTGATGTGTCTTGGCTTTTTCCAAATCGCCGAGCTGATAATAACAATAGCAAAGCTGGAGATGTGGATACCACGTTTTATACTGTGTGAGTGTGAAGGCTGTTTCGTTTTCAGGAGCCTTCAGCGCCTGCTCATACCAAAAGATCGCTGCCTGATGTTTATTTTGTATTTTTAGATGATCCCCGATCCGGCAGCAAAATTCTGGCCGGGGCTGATCATATAAGAAAGAGCGTAATAATGAGGATAAAGCCGCTTCCTCGAAGCCTACCGCATAATAGCAGTCGGCTAAATATTGGCATGTGCGAATTTCATCCTCAATCCAGCACTGTTTTGTCGCTAAAAATTCATGATAAAAACGAATCGCCCTGACATGCTGCCTGTTATCTCTTAATTCATTGGCAAAGTAAAAGAGATCACGTGGCGTCATGTCCTCTCCTTTTGCGAGCATGTCTTCATAAATTCGCAGGTTGCGCCCAGGCTCACCAGTGGTTGTTTTCTTGCGCTTTTGATGTGTGACGGCTATATCGGCTGGAAAGATGTTGCCATACACTTGAAGAAACTCATGTACGGCCCCGTACCACTGAAAGTTCAAGACACGCTTCACAAGGCGATTTCTTCTATATTTAAAATTCACCCGACCGTCTTGATCAAATCCCACATGATAAAACATTGAGACGGCATCCACCGAAGGATCAAGCGTCTCTTTGAGCTGAAGAAGTTTTTGACGGTCTTCTTCAAGCAGAACATCGTCAGCATCAAGCCATAAAATATACTCTTTCGTTGCATGTGAGAAAGCGAAATTGCGGGCTTTTGCAAAGTGCTGAACCCATTCGAAATCAAGTACCTGTGCTGAAAAGGAGTGAGCAATCTCCTTCGTACGATCTGTTGACCCTGTATCA is drawn from Bacillus pumilus and contains these coding sequences:
- a CDS encoding tetratricopeptide repeat-containing glycosyltransferase family 2 protein, with protein sequence MVTISLCMIVKNEEEVLADCLSSVQDIVDEMIIVDTGSTDRTKEIAHSFSAQVLDFEWVQHFAKARNFAFSHATKEYILWLDADDVLLEEDRQKLLQLKETLDPSVDAVSMFYHVGFDQDGRVNFKYRRNRLVKRVLNFQWYGAVHEFLQVYGNIFPADIAVTHQKRKKTTTGEPGRNLRIYEDMLAKGEDMTPRDLFYFANELRDNRQHVRAIRFYHEFLATKQCWIEDEIRTCQYLADCYYAVGFEEAALSSLLRSFLYDQPRPEFCCRIGDHLKIQNKHQAAIFWYEQALKAPENETAFTLTQYKTWYPHLQLCYCYYQLGDLEKAKTHHLASSAHYPTHPSVLFNEKIFAEQT